The Vibrio mangrovi genome includes a region encoding these proteins:
- the ectA gene encoding diaminobutyrate acetyltransferase produces the protein MITNTRCSDVALAISESQNSTWVLRTPIRSDGQRVHELVSLCPPLDENSAYCNFLQSIHFQKTCILAEQHNDVLGFISAYRKPDCSSELFIWQVAVHPAARGKGLAFEMLNALVSQAHLHDIEAIETTITKDNQGSWSLFKKFDRSFGLQGQVSTFLDETRHFDGQHETEYLYRIPLKSMSQK, from the coding sequence ATGATCACAAACACACGATGCTCTGATGTCGCTTTAGCGATATCAGAGTCTCAGAATTCAACCTGGGTTCTCAGAACCCCCATTCGTTCCGATGGTCAGCGGGTCCATGAATTAGTCAGTTTATGTCCACCATTGGATGAGAATTCTGCATATTGTAATTTCTTGCAGTCAATCCATTTCCAAAAGACCTGCATTCTGGCCGAACAGCACAATGATGTACTGGGATTCATTTCTGCTTACCGTAAACCAGATTGTTCGTCCGAGCTTTTTATCTGGCAGGTCGCCGTTCATCCTGCTGCCCGGGGGAAAGGGCTGGCATTTGAAATGTTGAATGCACTGGTTTCTCAGGCGCACCTTCATGACATAGAAGCCATTGAAACCACCATTACAAAAGATAATCAGGGTTCCTGGAGCCTGTTTAAGAAATTCGACCGGTCCTTCGGACTACAGGGTCAGGTTTCGACTTTCCTTGATGAAACCCGCCATTTCGATGGGCAGCATGAGACGGAATATTTGTATCGCATTCCACTGAAATCAATGTCACAGAAGTGA
- a CDS encoding AMP-binding protein: MANDAQLWTPSPESIRSSNLYQFIQHINMQGEALEDFGQLHQWSVTNSKQFWLEIWQYCDVIGFRGDCVFGEGIARWDKFIAARDTIWFPQAQLNYAENLLSYAFQEPEAIALWFKNENGQTKTLTWQQLCDQVSLVQQWLIQNGVEKGDVVVAYLPHLPETIVSLLAVTSLGAIWSSLSPEDTDIQTAIENFQPLQPKVLFCSNGYNRAGATINTEENNQKLATQLSSVINTCQIEYLQTPQFSSHYVDKFSDWQAILASYLPRGINYERIGFNDPLFILHRRLPSGRTEQIVHRVGGTILNHLKEHQLHCNIQPETRLLSHCSCSSTSFIWHTSALASGATLVFYDGEPFFPSMNALWSLAEESKSNIVHISSAYLTHLQEKAFSPGHFYPLSALRTLIVGGPVKYPDLFEYIYSHIQPDIYVIPASQEADIAGSFLIGNSMDCVDRRYTTTPALGCDAIPEERVLCKNSFPNQPLGFLHDSGENYHQTYWHQVPGMWSQPDPN, encoded by the coding sequence ATGGCAAACGATGCTCAACTATGGACACCCAGTCCCGAATCCATTCGTTCATCAAACCTTTACCAGTTTATCCAGCACATCAATATGCAGGGCGAAGCGCTTGAAGATTTTGGACAGCTTCATCAATGGTCGGTTACGAACAGTAAGCAATTCTGGCTGGAAATATGGCAGTACTGTGACGTTATCGGATTCAGGGGAGACTGTGTTTTCGGTGAGGGAATTGCCAGATGGGACAAGTTCATTGCGGCCCGAGATACTATCTGGTTTCCTCAGGCACAGCTCAACTACGCAGAAAACCTGCTTTCCTATGCATTTCAGGAACCGGAAGCGATCGCTCTGTGGTTTAAAAACGAGAATGGTCAGACAAAAACACTGACCTGGCAGCAATTATGTGATCAGGTATCGCTCGTCCAGCAATGGCTAATCCAAAATGGTGTTGAAAAAGGAGATGTTGTGGTCGCCTATCTGCCTCACTTACCGGAAACCATTGTCTCTTTGCTGGCGGTAACTAGTCTGGGTGCAATATGGTCTTCTCTGTCTCCGGAAGATACAGATATTCAAACCGCTATTGAGAACTTTCAGCCACTTCAGCCAAAAGTCCTGTTTTGCAGTAATGGTTATAACCGGGCTGGAGCAACGATCAATACGGAAGAAAACAATCAGAAACTGGCAACCCAACTTTCAAGTGTAATCAACACCTGTCAAATCGAATATCTGCAAACGCCACAATTTTCTTCTCATTATGTCGACAAGTTCTCTGACTGGCAGGCCATTCTGGCCAGCTATCTGCCCAGAGGCATCAACTATGAACGCATCGGTTTTAACGATCCACTGTTCATTCTCCACCGCAGATTACCCTCAGGAAGAACAGAACAAATCGTTCATCGCGTTGGTGGAACAATTCTCAACCACCTGAAGGAACATCAGCTCCACTGCAATATTCAGCCGGAAACCCGCCTGCTCAGTCACTGTTCGTGCAGCAGCACTTCCTTCATCTGGCACACTTCAGCACTCGCCAGTGGTGCAACTCTGGTTTTTTATGATGGAGAACCTTTTTTCCCCAGTATGAATGCATTGTGGTCACTGGCAGAGGAATCCAAAAGTAATATCGTTCATATCTCTTCTGCATATCTGACACATTTACAGGAGAAAGCCTTCTCGCCGGGACATTTCTACCCACTCAGTGCTCTGAGAACTCTGATTGTCGGCGGTCCGGTTAAATATCCGGATCTCTTTGAATATATTTATTCCCATATTCAGCCAGATATCTATGTTATCCCGGCATCTCAGGAAGCGGATATTGCCGGCTCTTTTTTGATCGGAAATTCAATGGACTGTGTGGACAGACGATACACCACAACACCAGCATTGGGATGTGATGCTATTCCAGAAGAGAGAGTATTATGCAAAAACAGTTTCCCCAATCAACCACTGGGGTTCTTGCATGATTCCGGAGAGAATTATCATCAGACCTACTGGCATCAGGTTCCGGGGATGTGGTCACAGCCAGATCCCAACTAG
- a CDS encoding SDR family oxidoreductase, translated as MDLNRKRVLLTGASGGIGQAIAAELAAAGASLFLVGRSHEKLEAIRSSLPEPDRHVVFPADLTREADLERLNKEGNRLNQSGQGIDIVINNAGANEFNFLSRRSAVSVRQELDLNLLAPILMSQLALNWLNRPGIILNIGSAFGGIGYPGYTVYCSAKAGVYRFSEALDRELDGSGIRVLYVAPRATDTDLNSPVVKQMNQELGNRSDSPQTVAKVVVESLRKETTSRWIGWPEKLFVRINQIFPTVVTQSIRRQQARIHHFIELINSGKL; from the coding sequence ATGGATTTGAATCGTAAACGTGTTTTGCTTACTGGTGCTTCTGGCGGAATTGGTCAGGCTATTGCTGCTGAGCTGGCTGCGGCCGGAGCCAGTTTATTTCTGGTTGGGCGAAGTCACGAGAAACTGGAAGCCATCAGATCCTCACTTCCTGAACCGGACAGACATGTGGTTTTCCCTGCGGATTTAACTCGTGAAGCCGATCTGGAACGTTTGAATAAGGAAGGAAACCGACTGAATCAGTCCGGGCAGGGAATTGACATCGTGATCAATAATGCCGGGGCAAATGAGTTTAACTTTTTGTCTCGTCGTTCCGCGGTATCGGTTCGGCAGGAACTGGATCTTAATCTGCTGGCGCCCATACTGATGAGTCAACTGGCGTTGAATTGGTTGAATCGTCCGGGAATTATCCTGAATATCGGTTCAGCATTTGGGGGAATTGGCTATCCCGGATATACCGTCTATTGTAGTGCGAAAGCTGGTGTATATCGTTTCAGTGAAGCACTGGACAGAGAGTTAGATGGTTCTGGCATTCGTGTGCTTTACGTCGCTCCCCGGGCGACGGATACGGATTTGAACTCACCAGTGGTGAAACAGATGAATCAGGAACTTGGTAACCGGAGCGATTCTCCTCAGACTGTGGCAAAAGTCGTTGTAGAGTCCTTAAGAAAAGAGACGACTTCCCGCTGGATTGGCTGGCCGGAAAAACTGTTTGTGCGGATTAACCAGATTTTTCCGACAGTAGTGACTCAGTCTATTCGTCGTCAGCAAGCTAGAATTCATCACTTTATTGAGCTGATTAATTCAGGAAAATTATGA